In Bradyrhizobium lablabi, one DNA window encodes the following:
- a CDS encoding PAS domain S-box protein, which translates to MRLSTRLTVAMVALVLLATSAVGVLTYRNIATFVLPRALDRISTHAQLLATELAASVRGARADVIGFRSDNAVIDIMTARLRRGTDPAAETTEMEWRRRLGQRFAAELASKPNYHEFRYIGVDDGGRELVRVDRSDPGGPPRIVPESDLQRKDDRAAFSETIRLADGEVYVSPVDFNQDHGVFETPHVPVLRVATPVHTPDGRPFGIVIINVDMRPAFARIRAGAVARGHSYVVNDQGDYLVHPDPAREFGFEFGKPEHIQEEIPDFTQILKAGDSTARVFQDGSGRRFGMGVEMVRLAEGPLVAVIQAVPYSVLTLAVAAIRDSTLMAGFLAAFCAFVLAVIVARSLTRPLVQMTKVVQGFSRDQNLPLPSGGGHEIGELARAFADMAADSRAKTKALNQEVEERRRAFEHEQLFIAAVESSNDAIITQTLDGVITGWNPGAERLFGFTAQEAIGNSIDIIVPDPLRGEAGSIRDRIRAGERIDYHETVRVDKNSRWIDVSLGISPIRSQSGAIIGAAKVARDITAQKMAQEALLESEQMARDVVDNALEAFIQTDEDGHILEWNPQAEAIFGWSRQEAVGRHLVGLLLPENMRPYYESMKRRMMRMEESAGVGQRFETEAMRKDGFTVKVEVSLKALRRRSGYVFNAFVRDLTQEIAAEEQLRQAQKMDALGQLTGGIAHDFNNVLTVITGTIEILADEVSGKPNMAAIATLISEAADRGAELTGRLLAFARKQPLQPLETDINRLIVESAKLMRPALGEHIEVEAMLADGLWTALVDPGQLSSALLNLSINARDAMPGGGKLTLETNNVSFDEDYAAANGDAQVGDYIMIAVADTGTGIPEAIRDRVFDPFFSTKGVGKGTGLGLSMVYGFVKQSGGHIKLYSEEGFGTTFKLYLPKADAAPEAIAEQPLPAEMEGGSETILVVEDDPLVRAYVNTQLQSLGYKTLSAANGTDALAIADSGAAFDLLFTDVIMPGGMNGRQLAVEMAKRRARLRVLFTSGYTENAIVHHGRLDSGVLLLAKPYRKLDLARMLRIAMTAAGIFEDGKRRES; encoded by the coding sequence ATGAGGTTGTCTACTCGATTGACTGTTGCGATGGTTGCCTTGGTGCTGCTGGCGACGAGTGCGGTCGGGGTGCTGACCTATCGCAACATCGCCACGTTTGTCTTGCCCAGGGCATTGGATCGCATCAGTACCCACGCGCAACTGCTCGCCACCGAGCTCGCCGCCTCCGTGCGCGGCGCGCGCGCCGATGTGATCGGCTTCCGCTCCGACAACGCCGTCATCGACATCATGACGGCGCGGCTGCGCCGCGGCACCGACCCTGCGGCGGAAACCACCGAGATGGAGTGGCGAAGGCGGCTCGGGCAGCGCTTCGCGGCCGAACTCGCCTCCAAGCCGAATTATCACGAATTCCGCTATATCGGCGTCGACGACGGCGGGCGCGAATTGGTGCGGGTCGACCGCTCCGATCCCGGCGGTCCGCCGCGCATCGTTCCCGAGAGCGATTTGCAGCGCAAGGACGATCGCGCCGCGTTCAGCGAAACCATCCGCCTGGCGGATGGCGAGGTCTATGTCTCGCCGGTCGACTTCAACCAGGACCATGGCGTGTTCGAAACGCCGCATGTTCCAGTGTTGCGGGTTGCAACGCCGGTGCACACGCCGGACGGGCGGCCGTTCGGCATCGTGATCATCAATGTCGACATGCGGCCGGCCTTTGCCCGGATCCGCGCGGGCGCGGTCGCTCGCGGCCACAGCTATGTCGTCAACGATCAGGGCGACTATCTCGTGCATCCCGACCCTGCCCGCGAATTCGGCTTCGAATTCGGCAAGCCGGAGCATATCCAGGAGGAGATTCCGGATTTCACTCAAATACTGAAAGCGGGCGACAGCACCGCGCGGGTGTTTCAGGACGGGTCCGGCCGGCGCTTCGGGATGGGCGTGGAGATGGTGCGGCTCGCGGAAGGCCCACTGGTCGCGGTGATCCAGGCGGTGCCGTATTCGGTGCTCACGCTGGCTGTGGCGGCGATCCGCGATTCCACCCTGATGGCCGGATTCCTGGCGGCGTTCTGCGCCTTCGTGCTGGCCGTCATCGTCGCCCGCTCGCTGACGCGGCCGCTGGTTCAGATGACCAAAGTGGTGCAGGGCTTTTCGCGCGACCAGAACCTGCCGCTGCCGAGCGGCGGCGGCCACGAGATCGGCGAATTGGCGCGCGCGTTTGCGGACATGGCGGCGGATTCGCGGGCCAAGACCAAGGCGCTCAACCAGGAGGTCGAAGAGCGGCGCCGCGCCTTCGAGCACGAGCAGCTGTTCATCGCGGCGGTGGAATCCTCCAACGACGCGATCATCACCCAGACGCTCGATGGCGTCATCACCGGCTGGAATCCGGGCGCGGAACGGCTGTTTGGATTTACCGCGCAGGAAGCGATCGGAAACAGCATCGACATCATCGTGCCGGACCCGCTGCGCGGCGAGGCCGGGAGCATCCGCGACCGGATCCGCGCCGGCGAACGCATCGACTACCACGAAACCGTTCGCGTCGATAAGAACAGCCGGTGGATCGACGTGTCGCTCGGCATCTCCCCGATCCGCTCGCAATCCGGCGCGATCATCGGCGCCGCCAAGGTGGCCCGCGATATCACCGCGCAGAAGATGGCGCAGGAGGCGCTGCTCGAAAGCGAGCAGATGGCGCGCGACGTCGTCGACAATGCGCTCGAGGCGTTCATCCAGACCGACGAGGACGGCCATATCCTGGAATGGAATCCGCAGGCCGAGGCGATCTTCGGATGGTCGCGGCAGGAGGCGGTCGGCAGGCACCTGGTCGGCTTGCTGTTGCCGGAAAATATGCGGCCGTATTACGAGAGCATGAAACGGCGGATGATGCGCATGGAGGAGAGCGCGGGCGTCGGCCAGCGTTTTGAAACCGAGGCGATGCGCAAGGACGGCTTCACGGTCAAGGTCGAAGTGTCGCTGAAGGCGCTGCGCCGCCGCTCTGGCTATGTCTTCAACGCCTTCGTGCGCGACCTGACCCAGGAGATCGCTGCCGAGGAGCAATTGCGGCAGGCCCAGAAGATGGACGCGCTCGGCCAGCTCACCGGCGGCATCGCGCATGATTTCAACAATGTGCTCACCGTGATCACCGGGACCATCGAGATTCTGGCCGACGAAGTATCGGGCAAGCCGAACATGGCGGCGATCGCAACCCTGATCAGCGAAGCGGCCGACCGCGGCGCCGAACTCACCGGGCGGCTGTTGGCCTTCGCCCGCAAGCAGCCGTTGCAGCCGCTCGAAACCGACATCAACCGCCTGATCGTCGAATCGGCCAAGCTGATGCGCCCGGCGCTCGGCGAGCACATCGAAGTCGAGGCGATGCTGGCGGATGGATTGTGGACGGCGCTGGTCGACCCGGGCCAGCTCTCGTCCGCGCTGCTCAATCTTTCGATCAATGCCCGCGACGCCATGCCGGGCGGCGGCAAGCTGACATTGGAAACCAACAATGTGAGTTTTGACGAAGACTATGCCGCGGCCAACGGCGATGCCCAGGTCGGCGACTACATCATGATCGCGGTCGCCGACACCGGCACCGGAATTCCGGAGGCGATCCGCGACCGGGTGTTCGATCCGTTCTTTTCGACCAAGGGCGTGGGCAAGGGAACCGGGCTCGGCCTGAGCATGGTGTACGGCTTCGTCAAGCAATCCGGCGGCCACATCAAGCTCTACAGCGAAGAGGGGTTCGGCACGACCTTCAAGCTCTATCTGCCGAAGGCGGACGCCGCACCGGAAGCGATCGCCGAACAGCCGTTACCAGCGGAGATGGAAGGCGGCAGCGAGACCATCCTGGTCGTGGAGGACGATCCGCTGGTGCGCGCCTATGTCAACACCCAGCTGCAAAGCCTCGGCTACAAGACACTCTCCGCCGCCAACGGCACCGATGCGCTGGCGATCGCCGACAGCGGCGCCGCCTTCGACCTGTTGTTCACCGACGTCATCATGCCCGGAGGGATGAACGGCCGGCAGCTCGCGGTGGAGATGGCGAAACGGCGCGCGCGGCTCCGTGTATTGTTCACGTCGGGCTATACCGAAAATGCCATCGTCCATCACGGCCGGCTCGATTCCGGCGTGCTGCTGCTCGCAAAACCCTACCGCAAGCTCGATCTTGCCCGCATGCTGCGCATCGCCATGACCGCCGCCGGCATTTTTGAGGATGGCAAGAGGCGGGAATCCTAA
- the pgm gene encoding phosphoglucomutase (alpha-D-glucose-1,6-bisphosphate-dependent), with protein MAAEINPLAGKPAEPSTLANIPRLVTAYFAEQPDPQVPAQRVAFGTSGHRGSAFNLAFNEAHILAISQAICDHRRSVSITGPLFVGIDTHALAEPALASALEVFAANGVEVMIDAEGGYTPTPVISHAILTTNKGRTNGFADGVVITPSHNPPEDGGFKYNPPNGGPADTDITAGIERAANGFLADGLKGIKRIPYDRARKAANVHRYDFITPFVADLTDVVDMEAIRASGVKIGIDPLGGAAVRYWQPIIERYKIAATIVSDAVDPTFRFMTVDWDGKIRMDCSSPYAMARLIGLRDKFDVAFANDTDADRHGIVTRSNGLMNPNHYLAAAIAYLFAHRPQWGRDAAVGKTIVSSAIIDRVAKKLGRGLVETPVGFKWFVDGLSSGSFGFAGEESAGASFLRKDGSVWTTDKDGVILGLLAAEITARTQRDPSQLFDQLTSELGVPFYERIDAPATPAQKNLLKALSPEKLAIKELAGEPVRATLTAAPGNGQPFGGIKVTSDSGWFAARPSGTEDVYKIYAESFRSETHLRQIQQEAQSAIAQAFKA; from the coding sequence GTGGCCGCTGAGATCAATCCGCTTGCCGGAAAACCCGCCGAGCCGTCGACGCTCGCCAACATCCCGCGGCTGGTGACGGCGTATTTTGCCGAACAGCCCGATCCGCAAGTTCCGGCGCAGCGGGTGGCGTTCGGCACGTCGGGGCATCGCGGCTCGGCCTTCAACCTTGCGTTCAACGAGGCGCACATCCTCGCCATCAGCCAGGCGATCTGCGATCACAGGCGGAGCGTCAGCATCACCGGTCCGCTGTTCGTCGGCATCGACACCCACGCACTCGCCGAGCCGGCGCTGGCGAGCGCGCTGGAAGTGTTCGCGGCGAACGGCGTCGAGGTGATGATCGATGCCGAGGGCGGCTACACGCCGACGCCGGTGATCTCGCACGCGATCCTCACCACCAACAAGGGGCGCACAAACGGCTTTGCCGACGGCGTCGTGATCACGCCGTCGCATAACCCGCCGGAGGATGGCGGCTTCAAATATAATCCGCCCAATGGCGGCCCGGCCGATACCGACATCACGGCCGGGATCGAACGCGCCGCCAACGGCTTTCTCGCGGACGGCTTGAAAGGCATAAAGCGCATCCCGTATGACCGCGCGCGCAAAGCGGCCAACGTGCATCGCTACGATTTTATCACGCCCTTTGTCGCCGACCTCACTGACGTCGTCGACATGGAGGCGATCCGCGCCTCGGGCGTCAAGATCGGCATCGATCCGCTCGGCGGCGCGGCGGTGCGCTACTGGCAGCCGATCATCGAGCGCTACAAGATTGCCGCGACCATCGTCAGCGACGCCGTCGATCCGACGTTCCGCTTCATGACGGTGGATTGGGACGGCAAGATCCGGATGGACTGCTCGTCGCCTTACGCGATGGCGCGGCTGATCGGCCTGCGCGACAAATTCGACGTCGCCTTCGCCAACGACACCGACGCCGACCGCCACGGCATCGTCACCCGCTCGAACGGCCTGATGAACCCGAACCATTATTTGGCCGCGGCGATTGCCTATCTGTTCGCGCATCGTCCGCAATGGGGCAGGGATGCCGCGGTCGGCAAGACCATCGTCTCGAGCGCGATCATCGACCGCGTCGCCAAGAAGCTCGGCCGTGGCCTGGTCGAGACTCCCGTCGGCTTCAAATGGTTCGTCGATGGGCTCAGCTCCGGCTCGTTCGGTTTCGCCGGTGAGGAAAGCGCCGGCGCCTCGTTCCTCCGAAAGGACGGGTCGGTGTGGACCACCGACAAGGACGGCGTCATCCTGGGCCTGTTGGCCGCCGAGATCACCGCGCGGACCCAACGCGACCCCAGCCAGTTGTTCGATCAATTGACCAGCGAACTCGGCGTGCCCTTCTACGAGCGGATCGACGCGCCCGCGACGCCGGCCCAGAAGAATCTATTGAAGGCGCTTTCGCCGGAAAAGCTCGCCATCAAGGAACTCGCCGGCGAGCCGGTGCGGGCGACGCTCACCGCCGCGCCCGGCAACGGTCAACCGTTTGGCGGCATCAAGGTCACGTCGGACAGCGGATGGTTTGCGGCGCGGCCGTCGGGCACCGAAGACGTCTACAAGATCTATGCCGAGAGCTTTCGCAGCGAAACTCACCTGCGGCAGATCCAGCAGGAAGCACAGTCGGCGATCGCGCAAGCCTTCAAGGCTTGA